In Helianthus annuus cultivar XRQ/B chromosome 8, HanXRQr2.0-SUNRISE, whole genome shotgun sequence, a single genomic region encodes these proteins:
- the LOC110871903 gene encoding protein root UVB sensitive 3, translating to MKEEINKVNSQTVLEEWSGTSSNKLSLTAVISPSSSPSSFTVKKYGNRFNLFSRRFLEAFVPEGFPNSVTPDYIPFQTWDLLQGLSTYIRMMLSTQALLSAIGVGEKSATVIGATFQWFLRDLTGMLGGVMFTFYQGSNLDSNAKMWRLVADLMNDLGMLMDLVSPLFPSAFVFIVCLGSLSRSFTGVASGATRAALTQHFALQNNAADISAKEGSQETVATMIGMALGMLLAHITMDHPTIIWFSFLSLTVFHMYANYKAVRCLNLTTLNCERSSILLLHFVETGQVFSPKEVSVLEHVLPLWVSSWSSKSTKFLYTRVRLGVRVSSLNSPEMMELLSSAGSQYEKAKYLLLEKKGIISIVMHKDSTTADVMQAYIHALVMANLLHHNRTSLHTDSQTWMDKHYQTFVSKLQSSGWKTGRLLSSSITWRANWSRAIPDKKIQ from the exons ATGAAAGAAGAAATCAACAAAGTAAACTCTCAAACAGTATTAGAAGAATGGAGTGGAACTTCTTCCAACAAACTCTCCTTAACCGCCGTTATCTCTCCGTCATCTTCTCCGTCATCTTTCACAGTGAAGAAATACGGTAATCGATTCAACCTTTTCTCTAGAAGGTTCCTCGAAGCATTCGTTCCTGAG GGTTTCCCAAACAGTGTGACTCCTGATTACATTCCGTTTCAAACTTGGGATTTATTGCAG GGACTCTCTACATACATAAGGATGATGCTTTCTACACAA GCTCTTTTAAGTGCTATAGGAGTTGGGGAGAAATCGGCAACTGTAATTGGGGCTACTTTTCAG TGGTTTTTGAGGGATTTGACGGGGATGCTTGGAGGTGTCATGTTCACATTCTACCAG ggCTCAAACCTAGACAGCAATGCCAAAATGTGGCGTCTGGTTGCAGATCTCATGAATGATCTTG GAATGCTGATGGACCTTGTTTCTCCATTGTTTCCTTCGGCATTTGTATTCATTGTCTGCTTAGGGAGCTTGTCAAGATCCTTCA CTGGTGTTGCCAGTGGAGCAACTAGAGCTGCTTTGACCCAGCATTTTGCTCTTCAGAATAACGCCGCAGATATATCTGCAAAG GAAGGAAGCCAAGAGACGGTTGCAACGATGATAGGAATGGCTTTAGGAATGCTTCTTGCACATATTACAATGGACCACCCAACGATCATATGGTTCTCTTTTTTGTCTCTCACAGTGTTCCACATGTATG CTAATTACAAAGCGGTTAGGTGCCTTAATCTGACTACGTTAAACTGTGAACGAAGCTCAATTCTTTTACTGCATTTTGTGGAGACCGGCCAAG TTTTCTCTCCAAAAGAGGTCTCGGTGTTGGAGCATGTTTTACCGTTATGGGTCAGTTCTTGGAGCTCAAAAAGTACCAAATTTTTGTATACACGAGTACGCTTAGGTGTCAGAGTCTCCTCACTTAACAGCCCGGAAAT GATGGAGTTATTAAGTTCTGCTGGATCTCAATACGAGAAAG CAAAATACTTATTACTTGAGAAGAAAGGAATTATCAGCATTGTTATGCATAAAGATTCAACTACTGCGGATGTCATGCAGGCGTATATTCATGCTCTTGTCATGGCAAATCTTTTACATCATAACCGTACATCATTACATACGGATAGCCAAACATGGATGGATAAACACTATCAAACTTTTGTTTCCAAG CTTCAATCATCTGGTTGGAAAACGGGGAGACTTTTATCTTCGTCAATCACGTGGAGAGCAAACTGGAGCCGTGCGATTCCAGACAAGAAGATTCAATAG
- the LOC110871904 gene encoding ureide permease 1: protein MYVVDSKGGAIACMLLALLFLGTWPAILTLLERRGRLPQHTYLDYTITNLLAAVIIAFTFGEFGHSNDDMPNFLDQLSQNNWPSVLFAMAGGVVLSLGNLSAQYAWAFVGLSVTNVITASITVVIGTTMNYFLDDKINRAEILFPGVACFLIAVCLGSLVHASNAKDNRAKLDRPEVIPISGKGLISNASHTSSSNKAKAGTAKFLIELESRRAIKVFGKSTLIGLAICFFAGICFSLFSPAFNLATNDQWHTLDDGVPHLSVYTTFFYFSCSCFAIAIILNITFLYRPAFNLPRSSIRAYLNDWDGRGWAFLAGFLCGFGNGLQFMGGQAAGYAAADAVQALPLVSTFWGVLLFGEYHKSSRRTYVLLVGMLSMFIVAVGVLMASSGQRRY, encoded by the exons ATGTATGTAGTGGACAGTAAAGGAGGAGCGATAGCATGCATGCTGCTAGCGCTCCTCTTCTTAGGAACCTGGCCCGCCATTCTAACGCTGTTAGAACGACGTGGCCGGCTTCCTCAACACACTTACCTTGATTACACAATCACCAATCTTTTGGCTGCTGTCATAATTGCTTTCACTTTTGGGGAATTTGGTCATTCTAATGATGATATGCCTAATTTCCTAGACCAGCTTTCTCAG AATAATTGGCCGAGTGTTCTATTTGCAATGGCGGGCGGGGTAGTTTTAAGCCTCGGGAATCTGTCAGCACAATATGCTTGGGCGTTTGTCGGTTTATCAGTAACCAACGTGATCACCGCAAGTATTACTGTCGTTATAG GTACAACTATGAATTACTTTTTAGACGACAAGATCAACAGAGCCGAGATACTTTTCCCAGGCGTTGCCTGTTTCTTGATTGCCGTTTGTCTTGGATCATTGGTTCACGCGTCCAACGCCAAAGATAACCGAGCAAAGCTTGATAGACCAGAAGTTATTCCCATAAGTGGAAAAGG ATTGATTAGTAACGCATCACACACGAGTTCAAGTAACAAAGCAAAAGCAGGAACTGCCAAATTCCTTATTGAGCTCGAGAGCCGAAGAGCAATCAAG GTGTTTGGGAAAAGCACATTGATCGGTTTGGCCATATGTTTCTTTGCGGGAATTTGTTTCTCTCTCTTCTCGCCGGCATTTAACCTTGCAACCAACGACCAATGGCATACATTGGACGATGGTGTCCCTCATCTAAGCGTCTACACAACTTTTTTCTACTTTTCTTGCTCGTGTTTTGCGATTGCAATAATCTTGAACATTACGTTCCTTTACCGCCCTGCGTTCAACTTGCCTCGATCTTCAATCAGGGCGTATTTGAACGACTGGGACGGTCGAGGCTGGGCGTTTCTGGCTGGATTTTTGTGTGGGTTTGGGAACGGTCTACAGTTTATGGGAGGCCAAGCCGCTGGTTATGCTGCAGCTGATGCGGTTCAG GCACTTCCACTTGTGAGTACGTTTTGGGGCGTGCTCCTTTTTGGTGAATACCATAAATCGTCCAGGAGAACCTATGTACTTCTTGTAGGCATGCTGTCCATGTTTATTGTGGCCGTTGGAGTTCTAATGGCGTCATCTGGACAACGAAGATATTAA